Within Actinobaculum sp. 313, the genomic segment CGTGCGATTGGCATGATGTTCGCCTTGTCTGGCGTGCCCGTGACCCGGGAATTTGTGTTGTAGGTCATGGCGGGGGTAGGCTACGGGTAATTTAATCATGCTTGCCGGATTCGGGTTCTCACTGATCGGCCTGAGATGAAGGAGTCTAGATCATGCCGACGCTCGCGGAGATCATCACGTGGCGAAGTGGGCCGTTGCGGGACGCAAGTCGCGTGCTGCAGAGTGCCGCGAATCGGTATGGGGAAGTGGCGGAAGCCCTCGCTGGTTATGTTAACGATGACGAGACCTTTGTGGGTGTGACTGCGGATGCGGAAGCTGCATCGCGGCGGGCCTTGGTTGATGACATGGGTGATATGCAGCGGATTCTAGAGAAGGCTGCCAATGATTTCACTGCGGTGGCAGATGCGGTTGATGAGGTGGTAGAGGATGCGGAGGATGTTCGCCAGTATGTGAATGAGCTTCGTTCCAATGCCGAGATGACTGAGACGGATGTGCAGGCAATGTCTCAGAATGGCAGGGGACGTTGTAGTTCTAAGGGCGAGGCGATTATTACGGCGTTGCGGAATGTATATGCGGAGTTGGGCGGGTTGCAGGAGGCAGGGGAGAAGCCGAGCGCTGCGATACTCTCGCACGGTGTATCTGCTCCGAAGAAGGGGTGGACTGTTGAGGAGGTCAATGATTGGTGGACGTCGCTATCACGGGAGGAGCAGGAGACGATTATCACGAGTCATCCGGAGTGGATCGGCAACTTGAATGGGATCCCGGTTGATGACCGGCATGATGCGAATTGCAATCGGATCGACGGTCTCTTGGCGGAGGTGACTCCCCAGTTTGAAGCAAAGCAGCGGGAATTGGATCAATACTTGGATAGTGCTACTGATCCGGACCCGAACGTGTTGAGAACTCTTTCGCTGGAAGTGGAGCATCTACGGGATAAGAAGGAGGGGCTGGAGGCGCTGCAGCAGGCGTTTGCAGATGATGATGGTGACCATAAGTTGGTGAGTTTGGATGCGACGTCGGGGGATCATTTGCGGGCGGTGGTGGCAATTGGTGATGTGGATCGGGCGGACCGCGTGATGGTACATACTCCGGGGATGACCTCAACGGTTAGGGGTACGTTGGCGACAGAGTCCGGCGAGTGGGGTAGTGGCGTGCAGGATGTGCAGAACGTCTTGGATGAAGGGTACAGACAGTTGGAACATGAGGGTCGTGATGAGCAGGTGGCGGGCGTGGTGTTTTTGGGGTATGACGCCCCGCAGTGGAGTGAGTTGCTGACGGGGAACTCGGTGGCTCTGAGTAACAGTGCGAAGGAGGGTGGTGCGAATCTAGCCGGGTTGCTGGAGGGGATTCAGGCCACGCATGAGGGAGACTTATTCATGGTGGCGTCGGGACATTCGTATGGGTCGACGGTCACGGGGTATGCACTGCGGCAGTCCACGGTTGCCGACGAGGTGATGGTGATGGGTTCACCAGGGATTACAACCACGCAGAACAAGGATCTGAATATGGTGCCCGGTCATGTCAATGTCGGCGAGGCGCACGGCTTTGACTTCGGTGGTGATGGCGATCTTGTGGCTGATCTGGGTCGGTTTGGTGGTGATCCGAGCGATTCGCGGGAGTTCAACAGGATTGGTACGGATGAGTGGACGAGTCCGGAGGGGGTGGAATACACGGATTCGAAGAAACATTCGCAGTATTACGGTGTGGGGCGGACTTCGACATATGACCAAGGGAGCGTGTTGATCGGGAATGGCGTGGTTGCCGGGGCGGAGGGGTGATGGTGCGGCGCCTGCGGTACCTTGTTGGCTCTCTTCTCGTGTTAGGAGCGTGTATGTCTGGGTGTGCTGATTTTTCGGAGCGGTATTACGGGCGGACGGATGAGTATTTGCCTGCTCGGGAAGTGCCCTATAGCGAGGCGCGGCGGGAAGCGATCCTGTTGCTCTTAGAGTTGCAGCAGACGCTGACGGACGAGTTCGACGTGGGGGAGTGGACCCCACCTTCCTTAGGCGGGCGACGTCAGGTGGGGAGGTCGGATTCGGGGTGTCCGGCGGGGACTGTGCGGGAGACGTGGTCGTTGGCGACGGCGGGGCCGCTGACGGAGGAGACGTGGCCGCAGGCCGTGGACCGGTTCACCGAGATCCTCACTCCGCTAGGGTTCGGCAAACCGATTGACATCGCGGTGGCGAAAGACACTCCCAATGTTCTTTTTGTGAATGAAGAAACTGGTGTCCAGGTGGACTTTGGCTACAACAAAGCGACTGCGGTCAGGGTGACAACTGGCTGTGTGCGCGGTAAGTGGTCGCAGGACTGGCCCGCGGGTACCGAGGTGATCCCAGAGGAGCTGCGCACCACGGGCCGGGCCATCCACAGTGGTGAACCGGAAGAATGGGCACC encodes:
- a CDS encoding LppA family lipoprotein is translated as MSGCADFSERYYGRTDEYLPAREVPYSEARREAILLLLELQQTLTDEFDVGEWTPPSLGGRRQVGRSDSGCPAGTVRETWSLATAGPLTEETWPQAVDRFTEILTPLGFGKPIDIAVAKDTPNVLFVNEETGVQVDFGYNKATAVRVTTGCVRGKWSQDWPAGTEVIPEELRTTGRAIHSGEPEEWAPYVVPTEDTE
- a CDS encoding alpha/beta hydrolase, which codes for MPTLAEIITWRSGPLRDASRVLQSAANRYGEVAEALAGYVNDDETFVGVTADAEAASRRALVDDMGDMQRILEKAANDFTAVADAVDEVVEDAEDVRQYVNELRSNAEMTETDVQAMSQNGRGRCSSKGEAIITALRNVYAELGGLQEAGEKPSAAILSHGVSAPKKGWTVEEVNDWWTSLSREEQETIITSHPEWIGNLNGIPVDDRHDANCNRIDGLLAEVTPQFEAKQRELDQYLDSATDPDPNVLRTLSLEVEHLRDKKEGLEALQQAFADDDGDHKLVSLDATSGDHLRAVVAIGDVDRADRVMVHTPGMTSTVRGTLATESGEWGSGVQDVQNVLDEGYRQLEHEGRDEQVAGVVFLGYDAPQWSELLTGNSVALSNSAKEGGANLAGLLEGIQATHEGDLFMVASGHSYGSTVTGYALRQSTVADEVMVMGSPGITTTQNKDLNMVPGHVNVGEAHGFDFGGDGDLVADLGRFGGDPSDSREFNRIGTDEWTSPEGVEYTDSKKHSQYYGVGRTSTYDQGSVLIGNGVVAGAEG